Part of the Candidatus Dormiibacterota bacterium genome is shown below.
CGAGCAGCCCGGTGGGCGTCACCGGCGGGTCAGGACTCGCCGGCCTCGGCCTCCCCGGCCGGCGCGGCCTCACCCGCTTCGGACACCTCGTCAGCCTCCTCGCGGACGCGGAGCGGCGCCACCTTGACGACCACCTCGGAGTCCTCGGCGCTGACCAGGGTCACCCCGTCGGGAAGGGTGAGGTCGCCGACGGTGATGCTGTCCTCGACCGCGCCCAGCCCGCTCACGTCGACGGTGATCTGCGGGGGCAGGTCGGTGGGCAGGCACTCGACCTTCACCATGTTGAGGGTCTGGAGCAGCGAGCCCAGATGCAGGTCGGTGACCGCGGGCGACTCGCCGACCAGCACCAGCGGCACCTCGGCGGTGAGCTTCTCGAGCAGGTTGACGGCGAAGAAGTCGACGTGCAGCGGCCGCCCGTTGCGAGGGTTGCGCTGGAGCTCGCGGATCAGGCACCGCCGCAGCGGCTGGCCATCGACCTGCAGGTCGACGAGGTGGGTGCGCCCCGCCCTCTGCCAGATGCGGTCGATCTCCTTGGCGTCGGCCTGGATGGAGACCGCGGTCTGACGGTGGCCGTAGACGACCGCGGGCACCTGGCCGGAGCGCCGGAGCGCGTTGATGTGGTGGCCGGCGGTGTCGCGCGGACGCGCGGCGAGGGACATGGAGGACATGGGCCGGAATGGTACCAAGTACAATCCCAGCCCGATGGCGACCAAGAAGATTCGCATCCTGACCGCCAAGGTCGGACTCGACGGTCACGACCGCGGCATCAAGGTGATCTCCCGAGCGCTGCGCGACGCCGGCGTC
Proteins encoded:
- a CDS encoding 50S ribosomal protein L25 produces the protein MSSMSLAARPRDTAGHHINALRRSGQVPAVVYGHRQTAVSIQADAKEIDRIWQRAGRTHLVDLQVDGQPLRRCLIRELQRNPRNGRPLHVDFFAVNLLEKLTAEVPLVLVGESPAVTDLHLGSLLQTLNMVKVECLPTDLPPQITVDVSGLGAVEDSITVGDLTLPDGVTLVSAEDSEVVVKVAPLRVREEADEVSEAGEAAPAGEAEAGES